TCGAGTATGGTGACGGCGTGGTGGATGAGTCCGCAAACATCGACGTTCCCCATCCGCTCATCGAGGCTGCCGTGGGCTACGTCGACGGAGCGATCGAGCAGGTCAGGGAGGTGGTCGACACCACCGGATTCACGATCACTATCGAGAGCGACATTCCGCTGGGTGCCGGGCTGGGATCGTCGGCTGCGGTCGTGGTTGCGGCCATCGACGCCGCCACGCGGGAGATGGGCGTCGAACTCACTCCCGAAGAGATCGCACAGCGAGCCTACCGCGTGGAATACGACGTTCAGGACGGACAGGCCTCCCGCGCCGACACGTTCTGTTCTGCGATGGGGAAAGCGGTTCGCGTCGAAGGCGACGACTGTCGGCCGATCGAGGAGCCACCGGAACTTCCCTTTGTCGTCGGTTTCGACGGGAGTGCTGGAGACACTGGCACGCTTGTCGCTGGTGTACGAAATCTCAAAGAGGAGTACGAATTCGCCGCGGACACGGTGAGAACGATCGGTGACATCGTACGTACGGGCGAGCGAGCGATCACCACGGAAGACCAACGGGAGCTAGGTCGACTGATGAACTTCAACCACGGACTGTTGTCGGCGCTCGGGGTATCCTCCCGATCGCTGGATGCGATGGTGTGGGCGGCTCGCGACGCGGGTGCGTTCGGTGCGAAGCTGACGGGGGCAGGCGGAGGTGGCTGTATCGTTGCGCTCGATCCCACGCCGGATACGGCGACTGCACTCCAGTACACGCCCGGCTGTGAGGAAACCTTCCGTGCCGAACTAGACCACGACGGAGTCCGGGTGGAATCAGAGTGACTGTCGTGTTGAAACTCGGTGGCAGCGTCATCACGGACAAGGATACACCCGAGACCGTCGATCGAGCGGCACTCGACGCAGCCAGTTCCACGATCGCCGCATACGGCGACACCGATCTCGTGATCGTTCACGGCGGCGGGAGTTTCGGCCACCACCACGCCGCCGCTCACGGCGTCAGTCGAACGGCTGGCACCCACGACGATACTGCCGTTCGAGACGTTCACCGAGCGATGAAGCGGCTCAACGAACAGGTTGTCGACGCGCTGGCCGCTGTGGATGTGCCTGCGATTCCAGTACATCCGCTCTCGGTCGCCCATCGATCGATGGAGGATGAGCTACGGCTCCCATCCCAACAGGTGCGAACGTTGCTTACTGAAGGGTTCGTTCCCGTGTTACATGGCGACGTGATCGGCCACGAGGCGATGGGGGCAACCATCCTCAGTGGGGACGAGTTGGTCTGTGCGCTCGCTGAGGCGTTGTCAGCCGACCGAGTCGGGCTGTGTTCGGCGGTGCCCGGCGTGCTCGACGGTGAGGACGTGATCCCCGAGATCAACGACTTCGAGGACGTGGCCCACGTGCTCGGAGCGAGTGAATCGACCGACGTCACCGGCGGGATGGCCGGAAAAGTGCGGGCGCTACTCGATCTCGAAACGCCCGCGTTCGTCTTCGACCGCGGTGGTCTCGAACCGTTCTTGATGGGAAGGCAGCCGGGAACACGGATCGGATAGGCTGTTGAAAAAGCCCGTTCGTACCCACACATATTTACATTCCAATCACTAACAGAAAGGTAACACAGGCGAACGATGACCTGCTGATCTCCTTGTTCGTTCGGTTAGCACACCGGTAGCTGTGCGTTCGTATCGCGTTCGATCATCAACACAGACATACATGTCACCACCAGATAGAAACGGTATCGACGACCAGTATCAGTGGGATCTCACTCAAATCTTTACCACACCCACCGAATGGAACGACTGTCTCACCACGCTCCGGTCGGAGCTGTCGGCACTCGACGCTGACCGCCCGACGACACCCCACGAGTGGATCGACCTGCTCGACCGGATCGCCGAGTGTCACCGCCGAAAGCAGCGCTTAGAACTGTACGCAACGTTGTTCCGAAACGTGCACACCGACGATGGAGCGGCCGAGGATCGACTGCGACGGTTTCGGGACGTTGAATCGACGTTCGACTCGACGATGTCTCGTGTATACCCGACGCTCCGATCGGCCGATCCGGATCTCGATCTCGGTGAGTGTGCGTACTACTTCGAGAACCTCCGCGAACAAGCCGACCACGCCCGAGATCCCGTGGTCGAGGAGACGATCACAGCGTACGAGGAGACCCGAACGGCATCGACCCGGATTCTCCGCGCGGTAACGACCGAGGATTTCGATCCGCCCGAAGTAGAACGGCCCGACGGCACCGGGGTCGAGATCACGCCCGGCCGGTTTCGGACGGAACTCGCCCATTCCGACCGAGCGTATCGAAAGCGGGTGTACGACGCCTATCATTCGGTGTTCGACAGCCACGTGGAAGCGATCACAACGGCGTACGCCGAAAAGCTGGCGGCTGCGAGCACGCTCGCGGACGCTCGTGGCTACGACTCGGTGCGCCAGCTACAATTTCGCCGCGCGTACTACCCGGAGACGGGGCTAGCACTCGCATTGCCGACCGATGTGCACGACACGATGCTTGCTGCGATCGAAGCGAACCTCGATCCGTGGCACCGCGCCCGACGGCTCCGGGCCGACCGGCTCGGTGTCGAGCAGCTTCGGCCGTGGGATCTCCGTGCACCGATCACCGACACACCGGAGCCGACCGTC
The sequence above is drawn from the Halocatena salina genome and encodes:
- the mvk gene encoding mevalonate kinase — protein: MTVSSAPGKVYLLGEHAVVYGEPAVLCAIDRRATVTATARDDDRIRVQARDLTIDGFSVEYGDGVVDESANIDVPHPLIEAAVGYVDGAIEQVREVVDTTGFTITIESDIPLGAGLGSSAAVVVAAIDAATREMGVELTPEEIAQRAYRVEYDVQDGQASRADTFCSAMGKAVRVEGDDCRPIEEPPELPFVVGFDGSAGDTGTLVAGVRNLKEEYEFAADTVRTIGDIVRTGERAITTEDQRELGRLMNFNHGLLSALGVSSRSLDAMVWAARDAGAFGAKLTGAGGGGCIVALDPTPDTATALQYTPGCEETFRAELDHDGVRVESE
- a CDS encoding isopentenyl phosphate kinase, which translates into the protein MTVVLKLGGSVITDKDTPETVDRAALDAASSTIAAYGDTDLVIVHGGGSFGHHHAAAHGVSRTAGTHDDTAVRDVHRAMKRLNEQVVDALAAVDVPAIPVHPLSVAHRSMEDELRLPSQQVRTLLTEGFVPVLHGDVIGHEAMGATILSGDELVCALAEALSADRVGLCSAVPGVLDGEDVIPEINDFEDVAHVLGASESTDVTGGMAGKVRALLDLETPAFVFDRGGLEPFLMGRQPGTRIG
- a CDS encoding M3 family oligoendopeptidase, with translation MSPPDRNGIDDQYQWDLTQIFTTPTEWNDCLTTLRSELSALDADRPTTPHEWIDLLDRIAECHRRKQRLELYATLFRNVHTDDGAAEDRLRRFRDVESTFDSTMSRVYPTLRSADPDLDLGECAYYFENLREQADHARDPVVEETITAYEETRTASTRILRAVTTEDFDPPEVERPDGTGVEITPGRFRTELAHSDRAYRKRVYDAYHSVFDSHVEAITTAYAEKLAAASTLADARGYDSVRQLQFRRAYYPETGLALALPTDVHDTMLAAIEANLDPWHRARRLRADRLGVEQLRPWDLRAPITDTPEPTVSFETAADHIVAALTPLGTDYQQATKAFLDADRIDAYPHENRRNDIGYCPSSADDGAFILMNYQDDVESMFILCHELGHAIHIEQLREGPPRYVGSPRPVSEIPSTLHELLLIEYCLDAGGALADHARNRLLRSIGYLLYGTAMWSAFVHRLASAVEESTALTTDRISETYADCLETFEPEVDWPERASRAWLAGSLTRQPYHSYQYVLGVVGALAVRDQLDTGTLDPEAYRMFLESTGRHPSVELFERIGLDIRRTVPYERATTTFEEYLDRL